A genomic region of Friedmanniella luteola contains the following coding sequences:
- the coaE gene encoding dephospho-CoA kinase → MLRVGLTGGIASGKSTVAAELARRGAVLVDADALAREVVEPGTPGLDAVVHRFGPEVLDGERLDRAALGRRVFADAEARRDLERIIHPRVRARAAQLEAAADADAVVVHVIPLLVETGQADDFDLCVVVDLEPDTQLRRLRERNGLTAEEARARVEAQASRAERLAAADWVIDNEGSPADLRRQVDTLWSELAAGGAAG, encoded by the coding sequence ATGCTGCGGGTGGGTCTGACGGGCGGGATCGCCTCGGGGAAGAGCACGGTCGCCGCGGAGCTGGCGCGGCGGGGGGCGGTGCTGGTCGACGCCGACGCGCTGGCCCGCGAGGTGGTCGAGCCGGGGACCCCCGGGCTCGACGCCGTGGTGCACCGCTTCGGACCGGAGGTGCTGGACGGTGAGCGGCTGGACCGGGCGGCTCTCGGCCGGCGCGTCTTCGCCGACGCGGAGGCCCGGCGCGACCTGGAGCGGATCATCCACCCGCGGGTCCGGGCCCGCGCGGCCCAGCTGGAGGCGGCGGCCGACGCCGACGCGGTCGTCGTGCACGTCATCCCGCTGCTCGTGGAGACGGGGCAGGCCGACGACTTCGACCTCTGCGTGGTGGTCGACCTCGAGCCCGACACCCAGCTCCGCCGGCTCCGGGAGCGGAACGGGCTGACCGCGGAGGAGGCCCGGGCCCGGGTCGAGGCGCAGGCGAGCCGGGCCGAGCGGCTCGCCGCCGCCGACTGGGTGATCGACAACGAGGGCAGCCCCGCGGACCTCCGCCGCCAGGTCGACACGCTCTGGTCCGAGCTCGCGGCGGGTGGCGCGGCCGGCTGA
- the rpsA gene encoding 30S ribosomal protein S1 has product MTSSLEAPPQVAVDDFDSAEAFLAAIDATIKYFNDGDIVTGTVVKVDRDEVLLDIGYKTEGVIPSKELSIKHDVDPFEVVSVGDVIEALVQQKEDKEGRLILSKKRAQYERAWGTIEKIKEEDGVVTGHVIEVVKGGLIIDIGLRGFLPASLVEMRRVRDLQPYVGMELEAKIIELDKNRNNVVLSRRAWLEQTQSEVRQNFLTQLQKGQIRKGVVSSIVNFGAFVDLGGVDGLVHVSELSWKHIDHPSEVVEVGQEVTVEVLDVDMDRERVSLSLKATQEDPWQAFARTHQIGQIVPGKVTKLVPFGAFVRVEEGIEGLVHVSELAERHVEIPEQVVTVNDDVLVKIIDIDLERRRISLSLKQANEGVDINSEEFDPTLYGMAASYDDQGNYLYPEGFDSETGEWLEGFDDQRAAWEQQYAEAHARWEAHKKQVEDAENSEVAAAVPASYSSTTGAAGAPAPAEAPSGAVVPEGSLASDEALQALREKLTGGAS; this is encoded by the coding sequence ATGACGTCCTCCCTCGAGGCACCCCCGCAGGTCGCAGTCGACGACTTCGACTCGGCCGAGGCTTTCCTGGCCGCGATCGACGCGACCATCAAGTACTTCAACGACGGTGACATCGTCACCGGCACCGTCGTCAAGGTCGACCGTGACGAGGTCCTGCTGGACATCGGCTACAAGACCGAGGGGGTCATCCCCTCCAAAGAGCTCTCCATCAAGCACGACGTCGACCCGTTCGAGGTCGTCAGCGTCGGTGACGTGATCGAGGCCCTCGTCCAGCAGAAGGAGGACAAGGAGGGCCGGCTGATCCTGTCCAAGAAGCGGGCTCAGTACGAGCGCGCCTGGGGCACGATCGAGAAGATCAAGGAAGAGGACGGGGTCGTCACCGGCCACGTCATCGAGGTCGTCAAGGGTGGCCTCATCATCGACATCGGCCTGCGCGGCTTCCTGCCCGCGTCGCTGGTGGAGATGCGGCGCGTCCGCGACCTGCAGCCCTACGTGGGCATGGAGCTCGAGGCCAAGATCATCGAGCTGGACAAGAACCGCAACAACGTGGTCCTGTCCCGTCGTGCCTGGCTGGAGCAGACGCAGTCCGAGGTCCGCCAGAACTTCCTCACCCAGCTGCAGAAGGGCCAGATCCGCAAGGGTGTCGTGTCCTCGATCGTCAACTTCGGTGCCTTCGTGGACCTCGGTGGCGTCGACGGCCTCGTGCACGTCTCGGAGCTGTCCTGGAAGCACATCGACCACCCCTCCGAGGTCGTCGAGGTCGGCCAGGAGGTCACCGTCGAGGTGCTGGACGTCGACATGGACCGCGAGCGCGTGTCCCTGTCGCTGAAGGCGACGCAGGAGGACCCGTGGCAGGCCTTCGCCCGGACCCACCAGATCGGCCAGATCGTGCCCGGCAAGGTCACGAAGCTGGTCCCGTTCGGTGCGTTCGTGCGGGTCGAGGAGGGCATCGAGGGTCTGGTGCACGTCTCCGAGCTGGCCGAGCGCCACGTCGAGATCCCCGAGCAGGTCGTCACGGTCAACGACGACGTCCTGGTCAAGATCATCGACATCGACCTGGAGCGTCGCCGCATCTCGCTGTCGCTGAAGCAGGCCAACGAGGGTGTGGACATCAACTCCGAGGAGTTCGACCCCACGCTCTACGGCATGGCGGCGTCCTACGACGACCAGGGCAACTACCTGTACCCGGAGGGCTTCGACTCCGAGACGGGCGAGTGGCTCGAGGGCTTCGACGACCAGCGCGCAGCCTGGGAGCAGCAGTACGCCGAGGCGCACGCCCGCTGGGAGGCGCACAAGAAGCAGGTCGAGGACGCGGAGAACTCCGAGGTGGCCGCGGCCGTCCCGGCCAGCTACTCCTCCACGACCGGTGCCGCCGGTGCTCCGGCGCCCGCCGAGGCGCCCAGCGGAGCCGTCGTGCCGGAGGGCTCGCTGGCCTCCGACGAGGCCCTGCAGGCCCTGCGCGAGAAGCTGACGGGCGGCGCCTCCTGA
- a CDS encoding ABC transporter ATP-binding protein → MLEVKNLKVAYGRVRAVKGISFSVEQGQVVTLVGTNGAGKTTTLRTISGLLRPEEGEIWFEGERIDAVPAHEVTTRGLAHSPEGRRIFPRLTVEDNLRLGAFARKDKAGIAQDLERVFDLFEILRARRAQPAGTFSGGEQQMLAIGRAMMSRPKLLMLDEPSMGLSPLMMQRIMSTITELKSEGVTILLVEQNAQAALSLADYGYVLEVGSIVLEDTGAKLLTDDNVRKAYLGED, encoded by the coding sequence ATGCTCGAGGTCAAGAACCTGAAGGTCGCCTACGGCCGGGTGCGCGCGGTCAAGGGCATCAGCTTCAGCGTCGAGCAGGGCCAGGTGGTGACCCTCGTCGGCACCAACGGCGCCGGCAAGACCACCACCCTGCGCACCATCTCCGGGCTGCTGCGCCCGGAGGAGGGCGAGATCTGGTTCGAGGGCGAGCGCATCGACGCGGTGCCGGCCCACGAGGTCACCACGCGCGGCCTCGCCCACTCACCCGAGGGCCGGCGGATCTTCCCGCGGCTGACGGTGGAGGACAACCTGCGGCTCGGCGCGTTCGCCCGCAAGGACAAGGCGGGCATCGCCCAGGACCTGGAGCGGGTCTTCGACCTGTTCGAGATCCTGCGGGCCCGGCGCGCCCAGCCGGCCGGCACGTTCTCCGGCGGGGAGCAGCAGATGCTCGCCATCGGCCGGGCCATGATGAGCCGCCCGAAGCTGCTGATGCTGGACGAGCCGTCGATGGGGCTGTCCCCGTTGATGATGCAGCGGATCATGTCGACGATCACCGAGCTGAAGTCGGAGGGCGTCACCATCCTGCTCGTCGAGCAGAACGCGCAGGCGGCGCTGTCCCTGGCCGACTACGGGTACGTGCTCGAGGTCGGCTCGATCGTCCTCGAGGACACCGGGGCGAAGCTGCTGACCGACGACAACGTCCGCAAGGCCTACCTCGGCGAGGACTGA
- a CDS encoding ABC transporter ATP-binding protein, producing the protein MTAVDTAPADGRTGEAMLVAEDVTMRFGGLTAVDSVNFRVNRGEIMGLIGPNGAGKTTFFNCLTGLYLPTSGRVVFDGAVLPPKPRKVVLAGMARTFQNIRLFGNMTALENVMVGRYCRTSAGPFTSIIRGPKFRREEAATRQRAQELLDFVGLGHTTDSLARNLPYGDQRRLEIARALATDPKLLLLDEPTAGMNPQETRQAEELIFKIRDLGLAIVVIEHDMRFIFTLCDRVLCLVQGKALIEGTPAEVQSDPRVIEAYIGTGPDDASELEKELES; encoded by the coding sequence ATGACGGCGGTGGACACGGCCCCGGCCGACGGCCGGACCGGCGAGGCCATGCTGGTGGCCGAGGACGTGACGATGCGGTTCGGCGGCCTCACGGCGGTCGACTCGGTCAACTTCCGGGTCAACCGCGGCGAGATCATGGGCCTGATCGGGCCGAACGGCGCCGGCAAGACGACGTTCTTCAACTGCCTCACGGGGCTCTACCTGCCGACCAGCGGCCGGGTCGTGTTCGACGGGGCCGTGCTGCCGCCGAAGCCGCGCAAGGTGGTGCTGGCCGGCATGGCCCGCACCTTCCAGAACATCCGGCTCTTCGGCAACATGACGGCGCTCGAGAACGTCATGGTCGGCCGCTACTGCCGCACGTCCGCGGGACCGTTCACCTCCATCATCCGGGGCCCCAAGTTCCGGCGCGAGGAGGCGGCGACCCGGCAGCGGGCGCAGGAGCTGCTCGACTTCGTCGGGCTCGGCCACACCACGGACAGCCTGGCCCGCAACCTGCCCTACGGCGACCAGCGCCGCCTCGAGATCGCCCGCGCCCTGGCGACGGACCCGAAGCTGCTGCTGCTCGACGAGCCGACCGCCGGGATGAACCCGCAGGAGACCCGGCAGGCCGAGGAGCTGATCTTCAAGATCCGCGACCTGGGGCTGGCCATCGTGGTGATCGAGCACGACATGCGGTTCATCTTCACCCTCTGCGACCGGGTGCTCTGCCTGGTGCAGGGCAAGGCGCTGATCGAGGGCACGCCGGCCGAGGTGCAGTCCGACCCGCGGGTCATCGAGGCCTACATCGGGACGGGCCCGGACGACGCGTCCGAGCTGGAGAAGGAGCTGGAGTCGTGA
- the polA gene encoding DNA polymerase I, whose amino-acid sequence MPARTAPSSRAAKNAAAAAAAPPSRPKLLLIDGHSVAYRAFFALPVENFSTATGQHTNGVFGFTSMLINVLRDEAPTHVGVAFDVSRQTFRSEIYTEYKANRSATPDEFKGQVDLVREVLKALNIPYVQKPGFEADDVIGTLATQAEAQGFDVLICTGDRDAFQLVTDNVTVLYPRKGVSDLARMTPATVEEKYFATPAMYPDLAALVGETSDNLPGVPGVGPKTAVKWLQQYGSLEELVAHAGELKGKAAAEFQARTEDVLRNRQINALVRDLELDLTVDDLERQPWDREATHTLFDGLEFRVLRDRLLEALPNEEELVAEGGFELTGEVLAQDALAAWLVEHAAGERTGVDVVGHWGSGTGDISALALAAADGAAAQVDVQQLTPADDQALSRWLADPTHRKAMHDAKGPLLAIWARGWDLDGLTSDTQLAAYLTRPDQRTFDLADLTVRYLKRELKVEGLPDALETDQLVLDFGDDDSGTRLAAEAAMVRARAVIDLADALDAEIAQRNGTSLLNGVELPLLRTLARMEQTGVAVDLDHLQALESDFGAKVTQAAADAYEVLGKQINLGSPKQLQVVLFEELGMPKTRRTRTGYTTDADALQALYAKTEHPFLAHLLVHRDAIRLKQTVEGLLKSVAEDGRIHTTYVQTIAATGRLSSTDPNLQNIPIRTEEGRRIREAFVVGPGYESLMSADYSQIEMRIMAHASEDASLIEAFRSGMDFHTVTASRVFGVEPDAVTPAERAKIKAMNYGLAYGLSAFGLSQQLTIDTSEAKALMEEYFERFGGVRDYLHSLVADARKTEYTETILGRRRYLPDLMSDNRQRREMAERMALNAPIQGSAADIIKVAMLDVERALGDAGMRSRMLLQVHDELVFEVATGERQALEQLVRDKMGQAVEMTVPLDVSVGVGRSWHEAAH is encoded by the coding sequence GTGCCCGCGCGAACCGCTCCCTCCTCCCGAGCCGCCAAGAACGCCGCCGCCGCGGCCGCGGCCCCGCCGTCGCGCCCCAAGCTGCTGCTCATCGACGGCCACTCGGTGGCCTACCGCGCCTTCTTCGCCCTGCCGGTGGAGAACTTCTCGACGGCGACCGGCCAGCACACCAACGGCGTGTTCGGCTTCACCTCGATGCTCATCAACGTCCTGCGCGACGAGGCCCCGACGCACGTGGGCGTCGCCTTCGACGTCTCCCGGCAGACCTTCCGGTCCGAGATCTACACCGAGTACAAGGCGAACCGCAGCGCGACGCCCGACGAGTTCAAGGGTCAGGTCGACCTGGTCCGGGAGGTGCTGAAGGCCCTCAACATCCCCTACGTGCAGAAGCCCGGGTTCGAGGCCGACGACGTGATCGGCACGCTCGCCACCCAGGCGGAGGCGCAGGGCTTCGACGTGCTGATCTGCACCGGCGACCGCGACGCCTTCCAGCTGGTCACCGACAACGTCACCGTGCTCTACCCGCGCAAGGGCGTCTCGGACCTCGCCCGGATGACCCCGGCGACGGTGGAGGAGAAGTACTTCGCGACCCCGGCGATGTACCCCGACCTGGCCGCGCTGGTCGGGGAGACCAGCGACAACCTGCCGGGCGTCCCCGGCGTCGGGCCGAAGACGGCGGTGAAGTGGCTGCAGCAGTACGGCAGCCTGGAGGAGCTCGTGGCGCACGCGGGCGAGCTGAAGGGCAAGGCCGCCGCCGAGTTCCAGGCCCGGACCGAGGACGTGCTCCGGAACCGGCAGATCAACGCGCTGGTCCGCGACCTCGAGCTGGACCTGACCGTGGACGACCTGGAGCGGCAGCCCTGGGACCGCGAGGCCACCCACACGCTGTTCGACGGGCTCGAGTTCCGGGTCCTGCGGGACCGGCTGCTGGAGGCGCTGCCCAACGAGGAGGAGCTCGTGGCCGAGGGCGGCTTCGAGCTGACCGGGGAGGTGCTGGCGCAGGACGCGCTGGCGGCCTGGCTGGTCGAGCACGCCGCCGGGGAGCGGACCGGGGTCGACGTCGTCGGCCACTGGGGCTCCGGGACGGGCGACATCAGCGCGCTGGCCCTCGCCGCCGCGGACGGGGCCGCCGCGCAGGTCGACGTCCAGCAGCTGACGCCGGCCGACGACCAGGCCCTGAGCCGCTGGCTGGCCGATCCCACGCACCGCAAGGCCATGCACGACGCGAAGGGGCCGCTGCTGGCCATCTGGGCCCGCGGCTGGGACCTGGACGGGCTCACCTCCGACACCCAGCTGGCCGCCTACCTCACCCGCCCCGACCAGCGCACCTTCGACCTCGCCGACCTCACGGTGCGCTACCTCAAGCGCGAGCTGAAGGTCGAGGGCCTGCCCGACGCGCTGGAGACCGACCAGCTGGTGCTCGACTTCGGCGACGACGACTCGGGCACCCGGCTGGCCGCCGAGGCGGCCATGGTCCGGGCGCGCGCCGTCATCGACCTCGCCGACGCGCTCGACGCCGAGATCGCCCAGCGCAACGGCACCAGCCTGCTCAACGGGGTCGAGCTGCCGCTGCTGCGGACGCTCGCCCGGATGGAGCAGACGGGGGTGGCTGTCGACCTCGACCACCTGCAGGCGCTGGAGTCCGACTTCGGGGCCAAGGTCACCCAGGCGGCGGCCGACGCCTACGAGGTGCTCGGCAAGCAGATCAACCTCGGCTCCCCGAAGCAGCTGCAGGTGGTGCTGTTCGAGGAGCTGGGGATGCCGAAGACCCGCCGCACCCGGACGGGCTACACCACCGACGCCGACGCCCTGCAGGCCCTCTACGCCAAGACCGAGCACCCGTTCCTGGCGCACCTGCTGGTGCACCGCGACGCCATCCGGCTCAAGCAGACCGTGGAGGGCCTGCTCAAGTCGGTGGCCGAGGACGGCCGCATCCACACCACCTACGTGCAGACCATCGCGGCGACGGGCCGGCTGTCCAGCACCGACCCCAACCTGCAGAACATCCCCATCCGCACCGAGGAGGGCCGGCGGATCCGCGAGGCCTTCGTCGTGGGCCCCGGGTACGAGTCGCTGATGTCGGCGGACTACTCCCAGATCGAGATGCGGATCATGGCGCACGCCAGCGAGGACGCCAGCCTCATCGAGGCGTTCCGCTCGGGGATGGACTTCCACACCGTGACGGCCTCCCGGGTCTTCGGCGTCGAGCCGGACGCGGTCACGCCGGCCGAGCGGGCCAAGATCAAGGCGATGAACTACGGCCTGGCCTACGGGCTGAGCGCCTTCGGCCTCAGCCAGCAGCTCACCATCGACACCTCCGAGGCGAAGGCCTTGATGGAGGAGTACTTCGAGCGGTTCGGCGGCGTGCGGGACTACCTGCACTCCCTCGTCGCGGACGCCCGCAAGACCGAGTACACCGAGACGATCCTCGGCCGCCGCCGCTACCTGCCCGACCTGATGAGCGACAACCGGCAGCGCCGGGAGATGGCCGAGCGGATGGCGCTCAACGCGCCCATCCAGGGCTCGGCCGCCGACATCATCAAGGTCGCCATGCTCGACGTGGAGCGGGCGCTGGGCGACGCCGGGATGCGCAGCCGGATGCTGCTCCAGGTGCACGACGAGCTGGTCTTCGAGGTCGCGACGGGGGAGCGGCAGGCGCTGGAGCAGCTGGTCCGGGACAAGATGGGCCAGGCGGTCGAGATGACGGTGCCGCTCGACGTCTCCGTCGGCGTGGGCCGCTCGTGGCACGAGGCGGCCCACTGA
- a CDS encoding zinc ribbon domain-containing protein, with protein MGCPRCGAALPDVAHFCHVCGLDERSGDSGRRHSFAVKPDEPVASFALISSIMPRGAGQRPQTYRLALTVALAVALVAALFGAMPIAVLVAAFAIPVVYVVYLYDVNLWEDEPLPVTALAFLLTGGLALVFTVLWTFLRGPVPLAPTGLDGTVGAAPRLGTFVLVALLVPVVGELIRQVGPVMLASRPRFDDLMDGLTFGVVSGVAYACFDTLVRHWDLLTGGLQDQNAGLWASLVFLEGFVKPLVMGSATGLACAEFSGLGRGYDGFTPRYVRAVVLAVLANIAYQAGTYLFSFAGSPTLGVLLGVLWGLLILGVLILRLRTVLHVGLMEAALERSARERGVGETGELAFCARCEMPLQEHAAFCTACGTAVRVQAKPERTGASEPALTGAGGAAGGVGPDGSVSRTPLAGPPPPTGDTTEVRARVEDEEGRA; from the coding sequence GTGGGATGCCCACGCTGCGGGGCCGCGCTCCCCGACGTCGCGCACTTCTGCCACGTCTGCGGGCTGGACGAGCGGTCCGGTGACAGCGGCCGCCGGCACTCCTTCGCCGTCAAGCCCGACGAGCCCGTCGCCTCGTTCGCCCTGATCTCCTCGATCATGCCGCGCGGGGCCGGGCAGCGCCCGCAGACCTACCGGCTGGCGCTCACCGTGGCCCTGGCGGTCGCGCTGGTGGCCGCCCTCTTCGGGGCGATGCCCATCGCGGTGCTGGTCGCCGCGTTCGCCATCCCCGTCGTCTACGTCGTCTACCTCTACGACGTGAACCTGTGGGAGGACGAGCCCCTCCCGGTGACGGCCCTGGCCTTCCTGCTCACCGGCGGGCTGGCCCTGGTGTTCACCGTGCTCTGGACCTTCCTGCGCGGGCCGGTGCCGTTGGCCCCGACCGGCCTGGACGGCACGGTCGGCGCCGCCCCGCGGCTGGGCACCTTCGTGCTGGTCGCCCTGCTGGTGCCGGTGGTGGGCGAGCTCATCCGGCAGGTCGGGCCGGTGATGCTGGCCAGCCGCCCACGGTTCGACGACCTGATGGACGGTCTCACCTTCGGGGTGGTGAGCGGCGTCGCGTACGCCTGCTTCGACACCCTGGTCCGGCACTGGGACCTGCTGACCGGCGGCCTGCAGGACCAGAACGCGGGCCTGTGGGCGTCGCTGGTCTTCCTCGAGGGCTTCGTCAAGCCGCTCGTGATGGGCTCGGCGACCGGGCTGGCCTGCGCGGAGTTCTCCGGTCTCGGCCGTGGCTACGACGGCTTCACCCCCCGCTACGTCCGCGCCGTGGTCCTGGCCGTGCTGGCCAACATCGCCTACCAGGCCGGCACCTACCTGTTCTCGTTCGCCGGCAGCCCCACGCTCGGCGTGCTGCTGGGCGTGCTCTGGGGCCTGCTGATCCTCGGTGTCTTGATCCTGCGGCTGCGGACCGTGCTGCACGTCGGGTTGATGGAGGCCGCTCTCGAGCGGTCGGCCCGCGAGCGGGGCGTCGGCGAAACCGGCGAGCTCGCGTTCTGCGCGCGGTGCGAGATGCCGTTGCAGGAGCACGCCGCCTTCTGCACCGCCTGCGGCACCGCGGTCCGCGTCCAGGCCAAGCCCGAGCGCACCGGCGCCAGCGAGCCGGCCCTGACGGGAGCCGGTGGCGCCGCCGGCGGCGTCGGTCCGGACGGGTCCGTCTCCCGCACCCCATTGGCAGGACCGCCACCGCCGACCGGGGACACGACCGAGGTCCGTGCCCGCGTCGAGGACGAGGAGGGGCGGGCATGA
- a CDS encoding PaaI family thioesterase, with product MSTPDHPPVPAWYAGMTSALDTKMGLQVLELTPERIVGRMPVEGNTQPMGLWHGGASCVLVETLGSIGAAAHAQPDRVAVGVDLNATHHRSVRSGWVTGTATALRLGRSVASYEVVLVDDEGRRVCTARLTCQLVDPR from the coding sequence GTGAGCACCCCCGACCACCCGCCCGTCCCCGCCTGGTACGCCGGGATGACCAGCGCCCTGGACACCAAGATGGGACTGCAGGTGCTCGAGCTGACGCCCGAGCGGATCGTCGGGCGGATGCCGGTGGAGGGCAACACGCAGCCGATGGGGCTCTGGCACGGCGGTGCCTCGTGCGTGCTGGTGGAGACGCTCGGCTCGATCGGGGCCGCGGCGCACGCCCAGCCCGACCGGGTCGCGGTCGGCGTCGACCTCAACGCCACCCACCACCGCTCGGTCCGCAGCGGCTGGGTGACCGGCACCGCGACGGCGCTGCGGCTCGGCCGCTCCGTCGCCAGCTACGAGGTGGTGCTGGTCGACGACGAGGGCCGCCGGGTCTGCACGGCACGGCTGACCTGCCAGCTGGTCGACCCCCGCTGA
- a CDS encoding DUF427 domain-containing protein → MRTEPSQRWVRGYVGDVAVVDTRTPLLFWEDAFPVPGYAYDRADVREDLLRPTTVPPPEQPWFFLPQGPVSVWYDLVVDGRTLPHAAWTRDDPAVADRLVVSWQPGLLDRWLEEDEEVAGHPRDPHKRVDALPSSRHVVVSLDGVVLADSRSPVLLFETGLPTRYYLPPADVHLDALTPSRTRSHCPYKGDADRYWDVTDHPDGAGLAWSYTDPYPAVARIRDRVAFYDELVDVTVDGVRQPRPTSPFSTAAHRPAS, encoded by the coding sequence GTGCGCACGGAACCGAGCCAGCGGTGGGTCCGGGGCTACGTCGGGGACGTCGCCGTGGTGGACACCCGGACGCCGCTGCTGTTCTGGGAGGACGCGTTCCCGGTCCCGGGCTACGCCTACGACCGGGCCGACGTCCGGGAGGACCTGCTGCGTCCGACGACCGTCCCGCCGCCGGAGCAGCCCTGGTTCTTCCTGCCCCAGGGCCCGGTGTCGGTCTGGTACGACCTGGTGGTCGACGGCCGCACCCTGCCGCACGCCGCCTGGACGCGGGACGACCCGGCGGTGGCGGACCGGCTGGTGGTGAGCTGGCAGCCGGGCCTGCTCGACCGCTGGCTGGAGGAGGACGAGGAGGTGGCCGGCCACCCGCGCGACCCGCACAAGCGGGTCGACGCGCTGCCGAGCAGCCGGCACGTGGTCGTGAGCCTCGACGGTGTCGTGCTGGCGGACTCGCGGTCGCCGGTGCTGCTGTTCGAGACGGGACTGCCGACCCGGTACTACCTGCCGCCGGCGGACGTCCACCTCGACGCCCTCACCCCCAGCCGCACCCGCAGCCACTGCCCGTACAAGGGTGACGCGGACCGCTACTGGGACGTGACCGACCACCCCGACGGCGCCGGCCTGGCCTGGTCGTACACCGACCCGTACCCGGCCGTCGCGCGGATCCGGGACCGGGTGGCCTTCTACGACGAGCTGGTCGACGTCACCGTCGACGGGGTCCGCCAGCCCCGGCCCACGTCCCCGTTCAGCACGGCCGCCCACCGCCCCGCCAGCTGA